CAGGAACTCATCCTGAATTAAACGTTGCTGAAATATGCGAAGTTAAAAATCATCCATTTTATTTAGGTGTACAATACCATCCTGAATTTACAACTCAAGTACTTAGATCAAACCCTTTGTTTGACACATTTTTAGCAAAAACCTGAGAAAATAAGCAAAACAAATAAATATTAACTAAGCTCACTTACTAGTGTGCTTTTGTTTTTATGTGTAAAAAATACAAATAATCAATTTAGTACTTTAATACTATAAAACAGCCATATCAGTAAATATTAGTATTTTTATAAAGCACAAGCAAACAGAATTTAAATCGCCATAAAATGAATTTTTTATATAATACATAAACTTATTATAAGTTTATAAATTAGTTTTATTATAATAATCAAACTTATATTTATTCTAGGAGCAATATGTCAGAGATAGATTACAAAGAAACGCTAAACATGCCTAAAACTGATTTTGAAATGCGTGCAAATCTTACTACTAAGGAGCCTTTATTTAGAGAAAAGTGAGAAAAAGACAATTTGTATGCTAGGGTTTTAGAAAAAAACAAAAATAATACTCCATTTGTGCTTCATGATGGCCCTCCATATGCAAATGGTAGCATTCACATTGGTCATGCGTTGAATAAGATTTTAAAAGACATTATTGTTCGTTATAAATCAATGTGTGGTTTTTATTCTCCATATGTTCCTGGTTGAGACACACATGGCTTGCCGATTGAATTAAAAATGCTTACTGATGCCAAAATTAATTACAAAGTTATTTCACCTATTGAATTAAGAAAAAGAGCGTCAGAATATGCTGATATTCAAATTGAAAACCAAATATCACAGTTTAAAAGCTTGCAATTATTAACTGACTTTAAGAAAATTTATAAAACTAAAGAACCTAAATTTGAAGCTGCTCAGTTAAAATTATTCAAAAAAATGGTTTTAGATGGCTTAGTTTATAAAGGTCTTAAACCAGTTTATTGATCACCATCAAGCCAAACTGCTTTAGCTGAAGCTGAAGTTGAATACCATGATGTTGATAGTCCTTCAATTTATGTTGCTTTAGAAATAATTGACCAAAATGGCTCTCAAAAAGTCAAAAACGGCGATAAGTTAGTTATTTGAACCACAACTCCATGAACTTTATTAGCTAATGCAGCAGTTGCAATTGGTGAGAATTTTGTTTATTGTAGAGTTGAGCACAATAACCAAGGATATATTGTTGCTAAAGAATTAGCTAATAAATTTATTGAAATAAGCAAACTTGATAATGCACAAATTAGTGTTGATTTTAACGCTAATGAATTAATAGGCATTAAGTACAAAAGTGTGTTAAATGATTTAGTTTGTCCTGTTGTTATTGGACATCATGTTAGCCTTGAAAGTGGAACTGGATTAGTTCACATTGCGCCTTTATTTGGTGAAGATGACTTTCAAATAGGAACAGCTAATTCATTAGAAATGATAATGCATGTTGAAGATGATGGTGTACTTAATGATGCAGCCGGTAAATATAAAGGCATATTTTATGAAAAAGCTAATGCACAAATTTTTGACAAATTAACTAGTAAATCAGCCTTATTAGCCAAAGGAACAATCAGACACTCATATCCACATGACTGAAGAACTCACAAACCCATTTTATTCCGTGGCACTCCACAGTGATTTGTTTCAATTGATAAAATTAGACAACAATTACTTAATGAATTAGAAAGCATAAACACTTATCCTGAATGAGCTAAAAAACGTTTAGTTAACATGATAAGTGAGAGAAAAGATTGAACAATCAGCCGTCAGAGAACATGAGGTGTACCTATTATAATTTTTTATGATAAAGATGGTAAACCAGTTATTAATTCAGCCATATTTGACTATGTTATAGACTTAGTGGAAAAATATGGCACTGACATATGATGAGAAAAAGAGGCTGATGAATTATTACCTGAAGAGTTTAGAAGCAATGGTTATACTAAAGAAATGGACATTATGGACGTTTGATTCGATTCAGGCACTACTTCACTTGCAGTTGAAATTGATGAAAAACTAAAGCCCCCATATGATTTATATTTAGAAGGCAGTGACCAGTATCGCGGTTGATTCAATTCATCATTAATAAATTCAGTTGCTTATACACACAAAAGCCCATATAAACAAATTGTTAGTCACGGCTTTGTTTTAGATTCAAAAGGCGAAAAAATGTCTAAATCTAAAGGCAATGTTGTTGATCCACTTAAAGTTATTAAAAAATATGGTGCTGACATTTTAAGATTATGAGTTGCTAATGCTGAATATACAAATGATGTTAATATAAGCGATGAAATAATTAACCAAAACAGTGAAATTTACCGTAAGATTAGAAACACAATTAAGTTCTTATTAGGCAACCTAAATGGCTATGAATATGATGAATCGGTCAAAAGAACTGGTGTGCATCAATATATATATAATGAGTTAGAATCAATTAAAGAAAAAGTATATAAAGCTTATGATGAATATAATTTTTCTAGTGTTATAAAAACAATAAATAAATATGTTGTTGAGTTATCAAGCTTTTATTTAAACATAACCAAAGACATTTTATATGTGCATGAATTTGATTCGAATGAAAGAATGATGACACTAGCAAACTTTTATGATATAACTAACTTTTTAATTAAAGCGATTGCCCCTATTATTCCAACTACTGCCGAAGATGCTTATATGCACTTTTATAAAAAAAATAAATTAGAAAGCATTCACTTAGAGAATTTTGATATAGTTAAGCCATATGATTCTAATGTTTTAAAAGAGTGAGAAGAGTTCTTTAGTCTTAAAGACGAAGTTAACTTGCTATTAGAAAATGCTATTAAAAGTGGCTTAATTAAAAGAACTAACGAAGCTAAAGTGACAATTAAAAATCCTAGTGAAGTAATTAAAGGATATGATCTTAAGCAGTTATTAATGGTAGGCGCAATTGAATTTGGCAATGTATCAAAAGTAGAATCATTTATGTCTGAAAAATGTAATAGATGTTGGAACCATTTTTCACCTGCTCAAATTAAAGACAATTTATGCCCATTATGCTATAAAATAGTGCAAAAAGTAAACGGAAAGTAATATGAGACACAAAAAGGAAAATAAAGAAAATTTTGTCGAAAGAATGAAAAATCACTTTAAGTATTGGCAAGTATATATCAAGACAAATTATTTGACAATATTACTCAAATATGCCATATTTATAGTGACCTTCGCAATTTTACTAACCATTGATCAAGTAACTAAAGAAATCTATTTTTATTCAATTCCTGATCCTAGTTCTTCTTCTGGTTTTCAAGGAGACAGATCAATAGTATTTGACTATGGAATAATTGGCTTTAGGTCAGTTGCCCATCATGGCGTTACTATTTTTTCAAGATTTGGTCAGTTATCAACAGCTGCATTTAATTTTATTCACTTTACTAGCATACTTTTATTCCTTTTCTTGCTAACAGTGCCGCTTTTTGTAAAGTCAAATCTAATGATTATTCTATGCGCAACAGTTGCAGCTGGTGATATTGGTAATTTCATTGATAGAATGAGATTTAATAACACAGTTAAAGACATTATATTTTCTCCATTTATCGAAAAGTGAACAAACAGAGAACTAGGTACATTCAATTTTGCTGATACATACATTGTTGGTGCAGCAATCTTGATGGCTATTGTTATGTTAGTTAAAACTTTTTTATTGCCAAATAAAGAAGACTTATATGAAGAAAATATGATTAGCGAACTATTGGTTGATCCAGTTGTCTTAGAGCAAGCTAATGCCGCTAATCAAGCAAGCAATGCACAACAAAATAAGGCTTAGGCCTTTTTTATTTTGCTTTTGTTATAAATTTAGCCAACTTTACAAAAAGTGCTATAAATAGCCCAAAATCAGCCTAAAATATGAATAATTCCACATTCGAATACTTAATTTTGCATTAGTTTTAAAATATATATTTAGATAATTAGTTACTAATTATTTCATTTTCTTATAATGAGGTTTTAAATGAAAGCAAAAAAATTACTATGAGGAATAGCACCATTAGCCGCCTTAGCACCACTAGCTGCTGTTTCTTGTGGAGATAAAAACGAAAATAACGGAAAAAGTATAATTTTTCAAATAGCGCATAGTAAGGATTGACCACTTGCTGGTGCGCTAACACCTTTTGTTGACTATTACAACAAAACATTTAGCAAAGACAAAGACTTTATTCCTGTTAAGATGTCATACAAGGAAGATCATAACATAAAGTCTGAATTTGGTCTTGTTAAAAAAGCAAAGGAAAACATTGAATCAGGCAATCTAAAAGAAGTGCCAAATATTATTTTAGGTTCTCAATCAGGCGCTTTCTTAGTTAACCAATACAAAAGATTAATGGATCTTAGTGATGTTGGAGTTAAAAAAGAAATTTTTAATCAAAGCATAGCTGAGTTACACACAATTTTATCTGGTCAAACAGACAAAAACAAGGTTTACAACATACCTTTTGATAATGCTGATACAGATGCTTTAGCATTTAATCTTGATGTTCTTAACTTTATGCTTGAATTAATAGAAAAAGGTAAAGGAACTATTGATTGAAATGCTGATATTCCAAAAAGAGCTAAGGATGCTGCTGTTAAAGGTGTTGGAAATGACTTACCAGAAAATAGTATTTGAAGAGCATTGAAACTAGCAAAAGATGATTCTTTCAAAGACTTTAAAGTTGACGAAAACACCTTTAAATCAATGGATAAAATAAGAGAGCTAGCTGTTAAATTCCAAGAAGGAACCAAGCTAGATGAAGGTAAAGTTAATGCTGACACAATCACTGGTGAAGTTTTATCAATTGATTATCATAAACAATCATTTTTTAAAGAGTTTAATTCTAGAATTGGTAAAGATGATGTTATTTGAAAACTAGTTTTAACTGGTGATCCAAAAAAACCAACCCGTGTTGAATATAACTTGCCAAATAATGAAAGTTATGTAAGTCATTTTAAAGATCTATATAAAACATATACTGAATCAGTAAAAAGACATGAAAAGAAAGTTGGCGCCAACAATAAAGTATTTTCATCAATTAAGTATGTGAATCATTCGAATGAATGAGGTTCATGAAATGTTCGTGAATTCAAGAGTGCTATTAGTATCCTAGCTAGCGTCGGTACAAATCAAAGAATGATTTCGAAAATATCTAAAAAACTATTTTCAAAAACAAAAGACGGCAAACCTATTCCTGGATTTGAAAAAAATAATGCTAAATTTGAAGACGTATACTTATTGCCACAACTTACATTAATGTCTGAAGGCAAAGACAGAATATTTGCTGAAGGTGGTTCAAGTATTTTAGCTGTTGATACATCTGAAAATCATGATACTTCTAATGCTGTAAATAAGGCAACTAAGAAATTCTTAGCTTGATTATACACAGGCAAAAATCAATACTATGGTCATGAAGAAGAGAACTGAAAAACATTTGCTAAATTATCAGGGTACATTATTCCACTTAGTGGCGTAATTAATGACAATAATGAAAAGATTATGAAAGATGAAATTAAAAAATTACTTAAAGAAGTAAGAGAAGTTGAAAAGAAAGCTAATGCAACTGAAAAAGAAAAAACAGAAGCTGAAGATAAATTCTTTATTCTAAACAACCTAAGAAGTGCACTAGTTTCACTTCAGTCAATTTTAAATCTTGAAAAAAATAAGACAACAGTTCTTACTAAGCCATCAGTAACAGACAATGCAACTAGCCAATTTGCTGGCGCATTAGATAGTGCATTATATTTATCATCTGCTCATGATGGACAAGAAATTAAAAAAGCTGATGAGTTGCTAGATCAATTCAAAGTTTATATTAATCAAGAACAAAAATAAAGACTAAATAAGCTACCAAAAATAAACAAAAAAGTAAGCAAAACAAATGTTTAAACTGCTTACTTTTTTTATGCAATCATATATAATAAAAATGCATTTTTTAAAGATGCTAAATAAAAAAATATTTTTCTTACCATAAATATTTTTTTGTTATATAATAATAAGGCTTTATGTAAAAAAAGTAGTTTGCCGATTTAGCTCAGCGGTAGAGCAGCTGGCTGTTAACCAGTTGGTCACAAGTTCAATCCTTGTAATCGGCGCCATTTATGGTCTGTTGGTGAAGCGGTTAACACACATGGTTTTCATCCATGCATGCACGGGTTCGATCCCCGTACAGACTACCATTTTGGAGAATTAGCTCAGTTGGGAGAGCATCGCCCTTACAAGGCGCAGGTCGTGGGTTCGAGCCCCTCATTCTCCACCATGCCGCCTTAGCTCAGTTGGTAGAGCAACTGACTTGTAATCAGTAGGTCGTAGGTTCGAGTCCTATAGGCGGCACCAAAATTTGAGCGCGAGTGGTGAAATTGGCAGACACGATAGATTTAGGCTCTATTGCTTAACGGCATGAGGGTTCGAGTCCCTCCCCGCGCACCAAAATTCTCTTTAAACTCTACAAAGAGTTTTTTTTACTCCTTTTATTTGTTCGTTATTTGTTTTATATTCGTTTAGACAATAACACACGTTTCTCCTTTCTTTAGATTTCTAAGCATTGTGCATTTTTTCCATTTTACCTTTCTTATGTTTTTTTGTCCAGTGTTTCTTAGTGTGTTATTGATTCTTGTATAACAAAATATCTTGTATATTTTTGCATTATTTTAATTCGAATTTTTTTATTTTTATTCTATTAATGATCATAAATGGGAAAAGGGACGCCTTTTTCCCATTTTTTTCCTTTTTTAAATTATTCATAATGTTTTTAAACATACTGAATTGGAGGTGAAAATGATTTTATATAGAATAGGTGAAATTATCCATAAACATAACTCAAACATAATATTTGAAAGTCAAGGAATAGGATATTCATTAATACTTCCTGATCCTGAGCGAGTTGAAATAAAGCAAAAATGTAAATTATATTTATTTGAAATCAAAAACGAATATCAATATGCTACTTATGCATTTAAAGATTTCAAAGAAAGACTGCTTTTTGTAGATTTAATCTCTCTTAATGGCATTGGGCCAAGAGCAGCTTTTAATATATTAAACTTTGGCTTCGAAAAAGTTGTGGCATTAATTGCTGAAGGAAATGCAGAAGCACTAATTGAAATTCCATATCTTAATCCAAGAATGGCAAGACTGATTGTGGCTGAATTACAGGCAAAATGGTCAAAAATGATTAGTCCAAAAGATGCAGCAAAAATTAATGAAACAACTAATACTTTATCTGAAGTAAAAGAAACTCTTAAGATGGTAGGCTTTAAAACAAAACAAATTGATGGCGCACTTTCTAAAATTTCATCAACTGATGATGTTGAAAAAATGATTGAAGAAGCAATAAAATTAATGTCTACTCAAAACTATGAATCAGCTACTGCTTAGGCCAACTAGTTTTAAAGAATTTATAGGTCAAAAGAAATTAATTATAACTTTAAAGGCAATGATAGATGGTTCATTGCACAGAAATGAGGTCTTAGATCATATTCTTTTTTATGGTCCACCTGGAACCGGTAAAACTACTTTAGCATCTTTAATAGGCAATGAATTGAATAAAAGGGTTCACTACTTGCAAGGAGCATTATTAGAAAAAAAGTCTGATGTACTAAGCGTTTTTGCTAATGTTAATGAAAATGATATAGTTTTTATTGATGAAATTCATAGCATTAATAGAGCAGTTGAAGAAATTATTTATAATGCAATGGAAGATTTCAAAATTGACTTGATTATAGGCCCAGAGGGAAATTCTAAAGTTATGAGAATGAACCTTAAACCTTTTACTTTAGTAGGTGCAACAACTAAATTGAATTTACTTAGTCAGCCTTTTAAAGACAGATTCGGGCTGCTTGCCAGACTAAGTCAGTATAGTAATGAAGAGATAGTTAAAATACTACAAAACAGCAAGAAAAAGCTAAAAGTTGAAACTGATAGTGATGTACTAATGCTCTTAGCAAAATATTCTAGAAACACTCCTAGAATTGCTAATCACTTACTAAAAAGAGCATATGATTTCTCACTTAAAAATAACCAAAGTATTATTGATGCTAAAACAACATATTTAACATTTAAGCATTTGGAATTGTTTGATTTAGGGCTTAATAAAGAACATATAGAATATCTTTCATTGCTTAGCAATTCTTTTTATGATAAGTTTGTTTCAATAGACGCAATTTCAGGAATTTTGAATATGAGCAAGGAAAACTTAATTAATGATATTGAACCTTATTTACTATATTTGCAGCTTATAGAAAAGTCGCCAAGAGGTAGAAGAATAACAACAAAAGGAGTGGATTATTTAATAAGAAATAATCTTAATATTTATACTTAATAGAAAAAATACTAATAATATATAATATTAACTATTATGTCAAACTTTATAACTAACATTAAGACTTTTTTTAAGAAACTATTTAGCCCTAATAATTGAAAAAGATGACTACTGTTATCAATTTCAATTATTGGCATAATTTGTGCTATTGTTTGCGGCGCATTCTTTGCCATTTTTAAACAAACTAACCGTTCAATTGAATATGGTGAAGGAATTAGATACCAAGTTGAGGCTAGAGTTAAAAGTGATAATGGTGATTTACCTGCTTCAGCCAAAGTTTTAAATGATATTGGTCAGTCACTAAAATATCGTTTCTCTAGTACAAATGATTCATCAACTAATGTGGCTGTTATAGGTAACGGAATTATTCAAGTTACCCGTAATAAACCACTTAGCGATTCAGAAAAACAAGCTGAGTTTGAAAGCTCAATTATTAAAAAAAGTAGTTTAGTTGTAACTGACATAAACATGAATCCACTATTTATAAATGGTAGATTTGCTGATCCTAAAACTATTGATAAAGATAAGCTAAAAATTGATTATAGTGAAATTGAAAAATATGCTGTGCCTCTTAAAACCGATAGTGCTACAGTTAGATTTAACCCAATTGCTTCAAGATACCAAGTTTTAGCAGAATTAGAAGATAATCAAGCTATTTTAGAGTGACAAAAAGCAACTGAATATATTTCTAAGCAACCTGAAAGAATTATGTTCATGTGAACAAACTTAGATGAGTTGTACAGATTTGCTAATACACCACTTTTTAAAAAGGACTGAGAAGCAGCACAAGGAAACGCAGCAAACTTTACATTTGTTGGCAATAGACCTTGAGACCCACAGTTAAGAAAACTTAACACAATTAAGAAAAGCCAATTTGATGGATCTAAATATTTAGTTAATATAACTGAAATTGACAGACCATTAAATGATAAGAATTTTGTTATATCTACTACAGATTCTAAAAAATCGACTTCTGATGCTTTAGCATCATCGATAAACTTTGGTTCTAATAAAAACTTAAACTTAAGAATTTTTGGCGAACCTGTTTTATTTAGCAAAGAAAAAAGTGAATTCAAGTTCAACTACATATGAATTGCTCTTGCTGTTGCATTTTCATTAGTTTCATTAATGCTAATGGTAAATTATGGCCTATTAGGCTCATTAAGTGTTATTTCAATGGCACTATACATATTCTTAACATTACTAATGTTCACAGTTCTAAGAGGTGAATACTCGCCATCTAGTTTCGCAGGTCTTTTTGCATCATTAATAATTAATTTAATACCAATCTTTACATCATTTAATAAATTTCAGTCCGAGATTTACAAAGGCGAGTCTAAAGTCAAAAAAGCCTATAAAACAGCACTTAACGCTAATTTCATTTCTTCATTAGATATGTATATTGGCACATTAATACTATCAATAATCTTCTTCTTTTTAGGTACACCAAATGCACAAGGCTTTTCTATTATGATTACCTTTGGCTCAATTTTTGGAATTATTGTCATATTAATTATTAATAGATACCTGACCTTTTTAGCAGTTAATACAGATGTTTTTGATAAAAAAGTTAGTCTGCTTGGCATAATAGCTAAAAAAATTGGCAAGTTTAATACTGAAGCTAAATACAAAAAAATTAACTATGTAAACAAGTCAAAATTAACTGTTATTGCACCTGTATTACTCATTTTTGGAGCTATTATTACACTTGCAACACTTGGTGCAATTAATAAAGATGTATGATCTGCATTTAATTTAACAGGATTATTTGCTGAAGCATCTAGAGTTAATATAAATATTGAATTTAACAAATTTGGAATTATTTTAGGCTTATCAGTAATAGCTATAATTATTTATTCATTGATTAGATTCAAATGAACATATTCTATTGCTATAGTTATAACCTTAATCCAAAATTTATTAATAACATTTGCACTGTTCCTTATATTAAGAATTCCTTTGAATATTTATACAATTCAAGCATTTTTATGAGCAATATTGCTTACTGTTGCTAACACATTTACGATTTTTGGCTCAATAAAAGCAAAAATGAACTTATTTGAAAAAGATGAAGCTCTAAGCAAAGAACAAGTTAGATATGTTTCAAATAGTATCTTCTATGAATCATTTAAAAATAATTTATTCTTATTGATTGCTTCAGCATTAGTGTTCATAACTCTTTTAGCATTTGTTGGCGCTATTGACATATTTACAAGCGTAATAATGTTAATTCTTGTGATTGTTGCCATTTATTCAACATTATTTGTTGGTGTAGCAGTATGGAGTAAACTAGAAGAAAGACGGCAAATAAGGATTCAGCACAGAATTGATACAAAATATTGAGTGTTTCCAAACGAACCTTCTGAACAAGTCTTTCCAGGAATTAATAATTATTTAGCATAAAAAATTCACCACTATTGTGGTGTTTTTTTATATAATAGATATCCACACTTTTTGTATTTGATTGGAGGCCATTATGTTTTACTTAATCAATAAACCTAAAGGCTGTTCATCTTTTGCAGTGATTAATTCATTTGCCAAAGAAAATAAGATCAAAAAAATAGGTCACACAGGAACGCTTGATCCATTAGCTTCAGGTTTATTGCTAGTAGCCACTGATGAAGATACAAAATTAATTCCTTACATTAAACACAATAATAAGGCTTATATAACTACTATTCAATTTGGAAAACAAACTGATACATATGATTCAGAAGGCACAGTTATTAATCATTCCGAAGTTAAAGTAGGCCAAAGTGATGTTCAAAAGATAACTAGCTGATTAAATAGTCAAAGCGAACAAATCCCGCCATCTTATAGTGCAAAAAAAGTAAATGGCGCAAAGAGCTATGAATTAGCCAGAAAAGGAAAAAGCATAGAGCTTAAACCGCAAAGTATCAAAGTGTTTGATTCAAAAGTACTTAGTTTTAACAGTGAACTTCAGCAGGCAGTTGTATATATGAACGTTTCAAAGGGCGCATATATAAGAAGTTTAGTAAATGACTTAGGAATATTTTTAAATACTTATGCTTATATGAGCGAGCTAGATAGAGTCAAAGTCGGCGAGCTTGATATAGATTTATTAAAAGGCAAAAGTTTTATTGACGTAAGCAACTATGCTTTATTTTCACTCCCATTTTATGAGCCAACATATGCAGAAATTAGACATTTAAAAAATGGCATAAGTATACTTAATAACAAAAGAATCAAAAATGGCGAATATATTTTAAAAACTAATCAAATCAACTGAGGAATTGTTAGTGTTGATAGTGATTTAATTAAAGTCAAAAGAATATTTGGCAACAGAATTAAAGAAGTTGAACAAGGAGAAGCAAATGACTAGAGTTGAAATACAAAACAACATCAAGGCAGCAGCTTTTGATATTGATGGAACATTATTAGAACATGGCAACTTACAATTTAATGAAACCGTTTTAAACACATTTAAACAGCTAAAGTCTAAAGGCATAACAACCATTTTAGCATCAGCCAGGGAGTTTGTAACTATAGGTCAATTACTAAATAAATCTAACCACATTGACTATTTTATAGGCGCAAACGGAGCATTTGTTTATGATGTGCAAAACAAAAAAATTATTTATGAAAAAATCATAAAATACAATGAGCTAAAAGTTTTGTACTCAGAATTTTCTAATTTTAGCCACTGTGAAAACTTTTTGCTAACTGACATTAATTATGGTTTTAAATCTCCTAATATGAAAATTGAATCTTGATTTTTAAAGCCACATAGTGACAAAATAATTGATATGGACTTTAATAAAGTTGACAAAAATCATATGCACATTATTGCCTTAGGCACTAAAAGCGAAGAAGATTCAAGTAAGTGTGCTGAAAAAGCTAGAGAACTAATCAAACAACACAATATGAATTTAGAAATAACAGCAAGATGAAGCAAGGGAGTATTTATTGGGCCTAAAAACTCAACTAAGTCGTCAACACTTAAATGGTTATGTGAATATTTGAATATTAACAGAGACAAAAATTTAATTGCTTTTGGCGATAGCTCTAATGATTATGAAATGTTAAGAGATGCTGCATATGGTGTAGCAATGATGAGAGCAAATAGCTGAGTTAAAAGTGTTGCTAATGATGTCACATTAGATTGCGAACATAATGGGGTTTACTTAAAGTTAAAAGAATTAGGGTTAGTGTTTTAATTCATAAGAAACAAAATATATAATTTAAATTATGAGTTTTAATGTTTATAGTTTCAATAATTTGCCAAAGTTTAATGACCCAATATATTTAATTGGCGTATTTGAAAGTTTTCATCTAGGCCACAATTTTTTATATGAGAAAGCTAAAGAAATAAAAGGGAATTCAAACAGAGACATTGTTATTGTATTTTTTAGAGATATTGAAAACATGTTTAAAAATAAAAATGGCTACATTTTTACAGACTTTGAAAATCGCATTCAAGAGTTTGCTAATTTAGGTTTTGCTCAAGGAATATATCTTGAATTTGAAAAATTATGAGCTTTAGAAGCAAATCTTTTTTTAGAAAAATTATTTAAAAATCAAGATGGATTAATTGACGTTGTAGTTGGCAAGGACTTTCGCTTTGGGCTTAATGCAAAAGGCAATCTTGACACTATTAAAGAAACAATTGGCGAGAAAAATGTTCATTCAGTAGACATTGTAAAAATAGGAGAAAATATCAAAGTTTCAACAACTTTTTTAAAATCTTGCATTGAAATTGGCGATATTGAACTAGTTAATTCATTAAATTTATATACATACTCATTTAGTGCATATATAACTTTTAACGATATAACTAAGTCAATTAAGTTAACAACTGATAGTAATATTATTCCTTTAAAAGATGGCATATATTTAAGTTATGTTGAGATCAATGAAATGACTTATTATGCTGTTTTAAAGGCAAATATAGATAATTATGAAATTAAATTTCTTGATTTTGAATTAAAGGATAATGTGGCTAACTTAAAATCAAGAATAAAAATACTAAAATCATTAAGATTCATTTCTTCACTTGAAGATGATATGATCTTAAATTCTGACATAGTTAATGCTAAAAAAATTCTACTTAATGATAGTAATAATGGTAAAATTTAAAAGCAATTTAATTTACAACAATGCAATTTTATACTTGGTTTAATTAAATAATTAAAACTAGGGTAAAACATATTTATGTATGGAGAACTAAAATGATTACAAAAGAACAAAAAGCTCAAATTGTTGCTAAATATGGAGCTAACAAGAAAGATACAGGAAATATCTTTGTCCAAATAGCTATTCTAACTGCTGAAATTGAAGACTTAAAACCTCACTTTTTAGCAAATCCAAAAGACAATCACTCAAGACGTGGTTTTATTGCAAAAATTACAAAAAGAAGAATTTT
This sequence is a window from Mycoplasmopsis agalactiae PG2. Protein-coding genes within it:
- the ileS gene encoding isoleucine--tRNA ligase, whose product is MSEIDYKETLNMPKTDFEMRANLTTKEPLFREKWEKDNLYARVLEKNKNNTPFVLHDGPPYANGSIHIGHALNKILKDIIVRYKSMCGFYSPYVPGWDTHGLPIELKMLTDAKINYKVISPIELRKRASEYADIQIENQISQFKSLQLLTDFKKIYKTKEPKFEAAQLKLFKKMVLDGLVYKGLKPVYWSPSSQTALAEAEVEYHDVDSPSIYVALEIIDQNGSQKVKNGDKLVIWTTTPWTLLANAAVAIGENFVYCRVEHNNQGYIVAKELANKFIEISKLDNAQISVDFNANELIGIKYKSVLNDLVCPVVIGHHVSLESGTGLVHIAPLFGEDDFQIGTANSLEMIMHVEDDGVLNDAAGKYKGIFYEKANAQIFDKLTSKSALLAKGTIRHSYPHDWRTHKPILFRGTPQWFVSIDKIRQQLLNELESINTYPEWAKKRLVNMISERKDWTISRQRTWGVPIIIFYDKDGKPVINSAIFDYVIDLVEKYGTDIWWEKEADELLPEEFRSNGYTKEMDIMDVWFDSGTTSLAVEIDEKLKPPYDLYLEGSDQYRGWFNSSLINSVAYTHKSPYKQIVSHGFVLDSKGEKMSKSKGNVVDPLKVIKKYGADILRLWVANAEYTNDVNISDEIINQNSEIYRKIRNTIKFLLGNLNGYEYDESVKRTGVHQYIYNELESIKEKVYKAYDEYNFSSVIKTINKYVVELSSFYLNITKDILYVHEFDSNERMMTLANFYDITNFLIKAIAPIIPTTAEDAYMHFYKKNKLESIHLENFDIVKPYDSNVLKEWEEFFSLKDEVNLLLENAIKSGLIKRTNEAKVTIKNPSEVIKGYDLKQLLMVGAIEFGNVSKVESFMSEKCNRCWNHFSPAQIKDNLCPLCYKIVQKVNGK
- a CDS encoding P68 family surface lipoprotein, whose product is MKAKKLLWGIAPLAALAPLAAVSCGDKNENNGKSIIFQIAHSKDWPLAGALTPFVDYYNKTFSKDKDFIPVKMSYKEDHNIKSEFGLVKKAKENIESGNLKEVPNIILGSQSGAFLVNQYKRLMDLSDVGVKKEIFNQSIAELHTILSGQTDKNKVYNIPFDNADTDALAFNLDVLNFMLELIEKGKGTIDWNADIPKRAKDAAVKGVGNDLPENSIWRALKLAKDDSFKDFKVDENTFKSMDKIRELAVKFQEGTKLDEGKVNADTITGEVLSIDYHKQSFFKEFNSRIGKDDVIWKLVLTGDPKKPTRVEYNLPNNESYVSHFKDLYKTYTESVKRHEKKVGANNKVFSSIKYVNHSNEWGSWNVREFKSAISILASVGTNQRMISKISKKLFSKTKDGKPIPGFEKNNAKFEDVYLLPQLTLMSEGKDRIFAEGGSSILAVDTSENHDTSNAVNKATKKFLAWLYTGKNQYYGHEEENWKTFAKLSGYIIPLSGVINDNNEKIMKDEIKKLLKEVREVEKKANATEKEKTEAEDKFFILNNLRSALVSLQSILNLEKNKTTVLTKPSVTDNATSQFAGALDSALYLSSAHDGQEIKKADELLDQFKVYINQEQK
- a CDS encoding signal peptidase II, producing the protein MRHKKENKENFVERMKNHFKYWQVYIKTNYLTILLKYAIFIVTFAILLTIDQVTKEIYFYSIPDPSSSSGFQGDRSIVFDYGIIGFRSVAHHGVTIFSRFGQLSTAAFNFIHFTSILLFLFLLTVPLFVKSNLMIILCATVAAGDIGNFIDRMRFNNTVKDIIFSPFIEKWTNRELGTFNFADTYIVGAAILMAIVMLVKTFLLPNKEDLYEENMISELLVDPVVLEQANAANQASNAQQNKA
- the ruvA gene encoding Holliday junction branch migration protein RuvA, which produces MILYRIGEIIHKHNSNIIFESQGIGYSLILPDPERVEIKQKCKLYLFEIKNEYQYATYAFKDFKERLLFVDLISLNGIGPRAAFNILNFGFEKVVALIAEGNAEALIEIPYLNPRMARLIVAELQAKWSKMISPKDAAKINETTNTLSEVKETLKMVGFKTKQIDGALSKISSTDDVEKMIEEAIKLMSTQNYESATA